GGGATCGTAACGAGCGCTATGATGCGCACGGAATAGGACATGGAGGACACGAACGCATCGATATTCTTCGCAAGTAATTCCCTGCTCAGTGTGGGGAGCATGACCGTTGCGACGGAAACGGCGAATATGCCGAGGGTGAGCTCGTTGATCCGCGACGAGAACATGAGCGCAGAGATGCGGCCGTCACCGAGCGAACTTGCAAATCCGTAGGAAACGAGCACATTGACCTGGTAGATGCCGACCCCGATGATGCCGGGCGCGAACAGCTTTGCCACACGCACGATCTTCGGGTCATTGAACGCGAATGAAGGATACAATGAATATCCCGTTCTCCAGAGGAACGGCAGCTGAAAAGCAAGCTGACAGAAGCCGCCTGCCATCGTGCCGAACGCGAACGCATAGGTGAGGTTCGGGAACAGACCCGGCATGCAGAAATGAACGAGGAGCACCGTTCCGATTATCGCGATATTGAGCACCACCGGAGTGAATGCCGGTACGGTGAAATTGCCGTGCACGTTGAGCACGCCCTGTACGACCGCGGCGAGCGATATGAACATGATATACGGGAACATGATGCGCGTGAGCGTAACGGTCAGATCGTATTTCTCCGGCAGCACGTTCGGTGATGCATAGAGGAGCTTTACGATAAGCGGTGCAGCGAAATAACCGAGCACGGTCACAACAACGAGTATGAGCGCGAGCAAGGTGAAGAACGATGAGAGGAAACGCTGTGTCTCTGCCTTCGAGCGTGCATGCTCGACATCGGTGAACACCGGGACAAAGCTTACCGTCATCGAACCCTCCGCGAACAGCCGGCGAAGGAGGTTCGGGATGAGGAACCCCACGGAGAACGAATCGGAGAGCATTGTCGTGCCGAGAAAATGCGCCTGCAGCTGATCGCGCACGAGACCGAAGATACGGCTTATCATGGTCATGACGGACATTTTCGCCGAGGAGCGGACAATGGCTTTCTTCTTCTCGTGCATGGAGTGCACTATACGGCCAAGACCGTGAGGTGTCAAGGC
The window above is part of the Spirochaetota bacterium genome. Proteins encoded here:
- the murJ gene encoding murein biosynthesis integral membrane protein MurJ, whose product is MHEKKKAIVRSSAKMSVMTMISRIFGLVRDQLQAHFLGTTMLSDSFSVGFLIPNLLRRLFAEGSMTVSFVPVFTDVEHARSKAETQRFLSSFFTLLALILVVVTVLGYFAAPLIVKLLYASPNVLPEKYDLTVTLTRIMFPYIMFISLAAVVQGVLNVHGNFTVPAFTPVVLNIAIIGTVLLVHFCMPGLFPNLTYAFAFGTMAGGFCQLAFQLPFLWRTGYSLYPSFAFNDPKIVRVAKLFAPGIIGVGIYQVNVLVSYGFASSLGDGRISALMFSSRINELTLGIFAVSVATVMLPTLSRELLAKNIDAFVSSMSYSVRIIALVTIPATIGVFVLAEPIVSLLFRFGKFNADSVHLTADGLVFISIALFFIAAYRIIAQAFYSLKDTRTPVAVSALVFAMNALLCFVFTRIVPMDIRGIGLANSLSNIVMFVLLVVLLMRRLRTNVLRDGLGSFLTTIAAAVVMGAAAFALKYFFLPPTLDKLSLGARLFGIIAVSIAVYVTCNVIFGNKDMREFASALAGKLKRMRKG